A single region of the Legionella oakridgensis ATCC 33761 = DSM 21215 genome encodes:
- the folC gene encoding bifunctional tetrahydrofolate synthase/dihydrofolate synthase yields the protein MFAFNSFKLDEWLYFLENRHQQEIQLGLSRIQTVAQRLNLLALEARIITVAGTNGKGSTVAALEAIYQAAGYQVGCYTSPHLLKFNERIQVNHQPISDEYLCAAFRFIEENRDEIALTYFEMTTLAAFWYFKQFKLDIIILEVGMGGRQDATNIIDADLAIITTIDLDHQEYLGASKEAIAYEKAGILRANKPFLYADTDIPVSLMKESSRLNASMCSLNKDYFFKSSNDYLQLVFPSGDTIKVPRPSINHKAAAAAITASRLLEHLLPVSAAHLCQAMKNVMIACRQQVIQGKITTVLDVAHNPQAVKLLVDFIEQLQPKKNVHAVFSALKDKDLCGLIKPMNACVDFWYPALLTGKRAATKSILLQAFKNAIHDEPPCFENPLMAYHAACRQAGPDDVIIVYGSFLTVNVVFSETHNFVAE from the coding sequence ATGTTTGCTTTCAATTCCTTTAAGCTGGATGAGTGGTTGTATTTTCTCGAAAACCGCCATCAACAGGAAATTCAGTTGGGTTTATCGCGTATTCAAACGGTGGCGCAACGGTTAAATCTTTTAGCACTTGAGGCGCGCATTATCACCGTTGCTGGCACAAATGGCAAAGGATCTACCGTAGCAGCATTAGAAGCCATTTATCAGGCTGCCGGATATCAGGTTGGATGTTATACGTCACCACATTTGTTGAAGTTCAATGAACGTATTCAGGTTAACCATCAGCCAATTTCAGACGAGTATTTATGTGCCGCATTTAGATTCATTGAGGAAAATCGTGATGAAATAGCGCTCACGTATTTTGAAATGACTACACTTGCCGCATTTTGGTATTTCAAGCAATTTAAGCTGGATATTATTATTCTGGAAGTTGGTATGGGGGGGCGCCAGGATGCCACCAATATCATTGACGCTGATTTGGCTATCATTACGACTATTGATTTGGATCATCAAGAATATTTAGGGGCGAGCAAGGAGGCAATCGCTTATGAAAAAGCAGGTATTTTAAGGGCGAATAAGCCTTTTCTGTATGCAGACACGGATATTCCTGTAAGCCTTATGAAGGAATCTAGCCGACTGAATGCCTCGATGTGCAGTTTGAATAAAGATTATTTTTTTAAGTCGTCAAACGACTATTTACAACTGGTTTTCCCCTCAGGAGATACAATCAAAGTACCTCGCCCGTCTATTAACCATAAGGCTGCTGCTGCCGCCATCACAGCGAGTCGATTGTTGGAGCATTTGCTTCCAGTAAGTGCTGCTCATCTCTGTCAGGCGATGAAAAATGTTATGATCGCTTGCCGGCAGCAGGTGATTCAAGGAAAAATTACAACGGTCTTGGATGTGGCTCATAATCCCCAGGCTGTAAAATTACTGGTTGATTTTATTGAACAACTGCAACCTAAAAAAAATGTGCATGCGGTGTTTTCAGCATTGAAAGACAAAGATCTTTGCGGTTTAATTAAACCTATGAATGCATGTGTTGATTTTTGGTACCCAGCCCTGCTAACAGGAAAACGTGCGGCTACAAAATCGATTTTATTGCAGGCGTTTAAGAATGCCATTCATGACGAGCCGCCATGTTTTGAAAATCCTTTGATGGCTTATCATGCAGCCTGCAGGCAAGCAGGGCCGGATGATGTAATTATTGTTTATGGTTCATTTTTAACGGTTAATGTAGTTTTTTCCGAAACACATAACTTTGTAGCTGAATAG